The stretch of DNA CGATCTGGAGTTGCAAAAGAAGATATTGATTTTATTGTTTTTGCTACTTTAAGTCCCGATTATTATTTTCCAGGACCTGGAGTTTTAGTGCAACGAGACTTAGGTTTGAAAACTGTTGGAGCAATTGATATTCGTAATCAATGTTCTGGTTTCGTTTACGGAATTTCAGTTGCAGACCAATTTATTAAAACAGGAATGTATAAAAATGTTTTGGTAATTGGTTCAGAAGTACATTCACGAGGTTTAGATTTTACAACTCGTGGTAGAGGTGTTTCTGTAATTTTTGGAGATGGAGCAGGAGCTGCGGTTTTATCTAGAACTGAAGATACAACAAAAGGTGTACTTTCTACACATTTACATTCTGAAGGGCAACATGCAGAAGAATTATCATTAATTGCTCCAGGAATGGGAAAACGTTGGGTAACTGATATTATTAAAGATAACAATCCTGATGATGAAAGTTATTATCCATACATGAACGGACAGTTTGTGTTTAAAAATGCAGTAGTTCGTTTTAGCGAAGTAATTATGGAAGGTTTACAGGCTAATAATCTTCAAGTTTCAGATATTAATATGTTGATTCCGCATCAAGCGAATTTGAGAATTTCTCAGTTTATCCAACAAAAATTTAAATTAACGGATGACCAAGTTTATAACAATATTATGAAGTATGGAAATACTACAGCTGCTTCCATTCCAATTGCTTTAACCGAGGCTTGGGAACAAGGTAAAATTAAAGAAGGCGATTTAGTAGTATTGGCAGCTTTTGGTTCAGGGTTTACTTGGGGAAGTGCTATTATTAGATGGTAATAGGCTGTATGCAATAAGCTGTAAGCTTTATGCTAAAATAAAAGTAAAAAAGCGTTCTGAGATTTTCAGAACGCTTTTTTAATGGTTTATAAATTTCAATCATTTGTCATTCCGACGTGAGGAGGAATCTCATAATTCATGTTATGTGATTTCTCTTCGTTCCTCTTCGAAATGACAAATAGGAAAGTTTTTCAGAGCGCTTTTTTACTTCTTTGTTGAAAATTCCATGTTGAATATTCAATATTAAATTAAATAACGAATGTTGAATTTTGAATAACGAATATTGAAGTTCTAAAACATTCCGCCACTGCTTTGTGTTTCATTTAGATCACGTTGTTTTCTCGATAAAGCTCTATTTTTTCCACCTCCAAAACGATAGTTTAAACCAAGATAAACAGTTTGGTTTTCCCAGTAAAAAGCTCCATATTGACGGTAAGGAATACCACCATCAAATGCGAAACGCATGTTGTCAAATACGTCATTAAAACGAGCAGTGATGGTTCCTTTTCCTTTTGCGAAATTATAACTTGCACCAACATCCATTTTGTACATTGGTTTTCTGTCATATTGTAAACTAATATCTTTTCCTCTATAAAATCCGAATAATTGAAAACGTAAATTTTGTGTAGCAGTAAAGCTATTATTCATTCTTGCATTAAACATCACAACATCTACTTGTTTGTTTTCAAAATTTTCGGTTTCAGCATTTTGTACAGTTCCTTTTACGGTTCTAAAATATGCGTCAACACTAGCATTAACTGACCACCATTTTGTAAATTTTAAGTTCGCAGATGATTCTACTCCAATAGCATCATTGTTGTTGAAATTATCATATGATAAAATATTTCTGTTAATATCATTAGGATCATTAAATACCACACGAGAAATTTCATCATTAATAAGTCTATAGAAAACGCCACTTGTAATAGAACCAATTTTAGTTTTTCTAGTATAATTAATTTCGAATGAATTAGTAAACTGTGGAACTAAATCTGGATTTCCTCTCGATTCTAATAATGGAGTTGTCCATTCTCTAATAGGATTCAATTGACCAATACTTGGTCTGTCAACTCTTCGAGAATAATTAAAGTTAAAAGAGTTTTTTTCATTTTTTGTATAAGTAATAAAAGCAGATGGATATACCGTAAATAAATCATCAGATACATTTTGAGAAGTCGGATTAAAATTTGCGTTTAAATCAAAATACTCAAAACGAGCGCCAATTTGTCCGCTCCATTTTCCTATTTGTTTTC from Flavobacterium haoranii encodes:
- a CDS encoding 3-oxoacyl-ACP synthase III family protein; protein product: MYHSKITGLGYYVPNNVVTNDDLSKIMDTNDEWIQERTGIQERRHVNSPEQTTTSMGVKAAEMAIERSGVAKEDIDFIVFATLSPDYYFPGPGVLVQRDLGLKTVGAIDIRNQCSGFVYGISVADQFIKTGMYKNVLVIGSEVHSRGLDFTTRGRGVSVIFGDGAGAAVLSRTEDTTKGVLSTHLHSEGQHAEELSLIAPGMGKRWVTDIIKDNNPDDESYYPYMNGQFVFKNAVVRFSEVIMEGLQANNLQVSDINMLIPHQANLRISQFIQQKFKLTDDQVYNNIMKYGNTTAASIPIALTEAWEQGKIKEGDLVVLAAFGSGFTWGSAIIRW